AGAATCAATTCTGGGCCTATTCATTGCAAATGCTTTTAGTGGGATAAACTTCACTTACCCCCTAGGATAGCTGCCAAGAAAAGCTTCATAGTGATGCAAAAGGGGTTTCTTCAAACCCAGGCAAGTTCCAAACACCCAACAAGAGCCGAGGTGCAAGGCTGCAAAAGTCAACTTCTAGGAAATTATGACCTTGCTTAGGAGACTTAAAGCCTAGTGTGTCGGAATGATGAAGAGGAGGACCTAGTTTTGGTAAGAATTCCACCTGAGGCAACAGCCTTGTCCACAAGATTATGCAAAAGGGTCGGAGATGACAGCTCCTGAAGAATTTGGAAACGTACAGCCCTTGGAAGATGATTTGAATTTCAAATTGAGGCATAGACACGGGAACATCCTGTCCTCCTGGGGGGCTGAGCTGGAGACAGGTGCTTCCTTATTTTGGAAACCAGATCTCAGAGAACAAACAAGAGCTGTTTGGTCTCCATCCTGCATTGCACAGGTGTTCCAATTCATTGAGTTCctgctccatacctgccaagGTGCCCCAGAGAAAACGGGTCATCCCATTTTTTTCCATCCGTGATCATGGTGGCCGTTTTGGGTTCCGCGATCTCAAGCTATGCTCTagcccctttttttaaaaaaagcgctTTTTGGGGGGCTGCGAGATCTTTCCTCAAGGTGAGAGTGGGGTGCAAGCAACGTGACTTGCCTAGGAGTGTGTCCGAGATGACACACAccccgggtttgcgtctccaaaAGTTggaagcagtgctggatttacatataagctaaacaaggtggcgctgtgggttaaaccacagagcctagagcttgccaatcagaaggtcggcggttcgaatccctgcgatggggtgagctcccgttgctcggtcccagctcctgccaacctagcagtttgaaagcacgtcaaagtgcaagtagataaataggtaccgctacagcgggaaggtaaacggcgtttctgtgtgctgctctggttcgccagaagcggctttgtcatgctggccacatgacctggaagctgtacgccggctccctcagccaacaacacgagatgagcgccgcaaccccagagtcggtcacgactggacctaatggtcaggggtccctttacctttaccttaaacaagctatagcttaggccccactctcttaaaaaaaattaaaggaaaaaaaacctggatgtacatttccaaaatataagataaaaaacaaataaaacctacattcagcaacagtgttttgtgttgtgtaggctcctatgatgtaattcatgctagcctgctccctaaaatatcactggtttgctcctaccagagaagaatggcaaaccaagctgatggactatgccaaaatggcaatgCTGACTGGAAACCTCAGGAACCCAAGAAGACAatctttttttacaaaagaatGAGAAAAATGTGTAAGttatttaagagaccactgtaagcagatggaaacattgtcaggattttgatttcacttgtacAGTAGTGTAGCAATTGTcatggaaaatatggattgaTACAATAGTTAAGAGTTTGAAGAAGAGGCAGTtttaaatgcatagctgccaagtctcccgctgaaaaatgcgggatcagcagcggcgcggcaccagaagttgcttcatgcatagaagcgacttccggtgctgctctgcccgatttctggtgcccagacatgggcagagcggcacccaaaatggagcctccctggcaggtaggaaatccgggggatttctgggattttttttctattcgggataacagcaggaaatggattaaaatccgggggtttcccgctaaaaacgggagacttggcagctatgtttaaatgtttaaaatgggacaCCAGGGAGGGGTGGGGCAAGTCCTGAGATTCGGAGGAATTACTGTATATggataaacggcctcggtccagtatacctgaaggagcgtctccaccatagctgccaagtaccccgttttctccgggaaaaccctgattttaccttttcccggtggtcccccgtatcacttcgtctcccatttttctccatcattttctcctgccagcggccattttttttctttccgatttgcccttctatgggcaacaaaaatggccgccgccggcttcaaaagtcgcatctacgcatgtccggaagtgcatagacgcgaattccggtgtcggcggcggccattttttgtgcccatagatgggcggagcgacaccgaaagttgcgttgacgcacttcctgacatgcgtacaagcgactttcaaagccgccagcggccatttttggtgcccatagaagggcaaaacgacaccagaagttacgtcgacgcaacttccggtgtcacactgCTGCCGTTCCCGGATTCtgtagtccgggacttggaaggtaatgtctccacccccatcattctacccggacactgagatccagcgctgagggccttctggtggttccctcactgcgagaagccaagttacagggaaccaggcagagggccttctcggtggtggcacccgccctgtggaatgccctcccatcagatgtcaaggcaataagcaactattttacttttagaagacaactgaaggaggccctgtttaggaaagtttttaatgtttaacagaccattgtattttaatatttggttggaagccgcccagagtggctggggaaacccagccagatgggtggggtataaatactatattattattattattattattattattattattattattattattaatctaaaAAAATTTCTTTATAATTCTGTATTGTAAAATCATGTAAAAatgatatatgtattttaaaaaagatatcgtAGAGTCTGAAAAGGTTCAGAAACGAGGTGAAATTATTTTTGTTCTTCAGCTAATGTAGTAAAAATGGCACTGTTCATGCAGAATTGGTAGCGGGGGAAACCCCGAGGTTTCCAAAAGTACAATAGATATTTagggggaaaccctacagggagagagaaaatccaaACAGACCAAAGAGAACAGAGCGTGCTCACTAGGCATGGGATGTGGGACGTGGGGGGTGGGAACCAATGAATAAATGGAATGGGTAGgggatggaatggaatggaatggaaaaatCTGGGCTACTTTACGAACAGCGCTCCAtgttgcaacattttgctgcgGTACTGTTGAAGCCGTCTTACGTTGCAGGTGGCCTGAGGCAGAGCCCTCTACTTTTGAAAAGCAACGATTTGCACATTGTGGAGAATTTCGAGAACCGGGGTTTTTCCTGCAGTCATTTCTTCCAAAGCAGCCTGAGCAGTAGCGCTTCTTACTGGTGCTCCTCTTCTGCAGCGATGAGGAAACCAGTCACAAGTCAGATGAGGTTGAACTCTGGCTCCTGCCAGCACAACCAGTGGTTGaaagtgatgggaactgtagtccggcGTCTGGGAGCgtacaaattccccatccctgctctctaCCGCTTAAGACCTTGGTatcttctggaaaccacaggaggggagggtacTTTTGAACTCGGGTCCTGTTTGAgcgtttcccacgggcatctccttggcccctgtgagaacaggatgctggagtaaatGACTCATGTGGGGAGAGGGCTTTTCAGCTACGGAAACTTTGCTTAGGAGATGCTCTCCCAAGATCTGAAATTcaagagctggggaggggggtgtcctcTTTTCTTTATCTGAAAGACGTCAAGCTGCACATTACGGTCAAAAGACTAGAGCGGGTTCTAAAAATATGATTAAGGAAGAAGAATGAAGCGGTAACATCAGGAATGTAACAAACATCTGTTTGTAATGGGAGTGGGAAgcctaattttttttgggggggggggttgtattaaatttaaataatttggatGGATTTGTTAAAATTTGGAAAACTAGTAAAAATTaatattagaaaaaaataaaaatatgcctcttatagggttgccatatcaaAAAAGTGAAGATCCAGACACCTTTTTTCACATAGTTGTTGAGCGGTTTTTGTAAAATCTATTTTTAATGAATTTCGCCAAATTTGATGCTGCTGACATGGACATACGCCCAGATTTTCtcagacatttcagcgattttcCGCCCAGACATTGTTTCAGATGACCAAATCCAGGCTATTTCCAggaaaagggacgcaggtggcactgtggtctaaaccactgaacctcttgggcttgctgattggaaggtcaacggttcgaatccccgcaacagggtgagcttccgttgctctgtcccagctcctgccaacctagcagttcgaaagcacaccagtgcaagtagataaataggtaccgctgcggcgggaaggtaaatgacgtttctgaGCGTTCTGGTACTTGTCATGGTCCTCCGTGTTCCagtagcgatttagtcatgctggccacatgaccaggaaaactgactgtggaaaaacgccggctccctcggcctgaaagtgagatgagcatcgcaactccatagtcgcctttgactggacttaaacgtccaggagtcctttacctttatttccgggaaaatccagacgtatggcaaccccagCCTCTTAGCTATCAAAGGCAGGAGGGAAATGTGTCTTCCAGCATGCAATGAATGCCGCGTAATGAAGGTGTtggacacacctctgtgggaagggaattccaccGCTTGGGGGCtgtcacagagaaggccctgtggtgggccacccacccaccccgaacgTCTGAAGGCGGCGTAACTACCAAGAGGCCCTCCTCTGCTTATCTTGAGGTGGTCTGTATAGATGGAGgcaccctttcatatatttggggCCCTGAGtcacttagggctttaaacaaGAATGTGAGCATTTTGGGACGGAAATGCAATGGCGATGGGAACAGTTGTGAGTGTCATAAAGGCGACTCCCCAGTTATGTGGGGGCTTACGTTCTGGGCCCGCGTGAGCTTAAGCGGAATCTCGTAAAGTGGGGAGCGCCCTCTAAACCCCCTTTAAACACTTTCtctgctgttctctctctctctgcaatccATACCCAAAATACGGTATCCTAAAATATCAATAACTAGAACTGAAGTTCTGGAGAGGATGAGCAGCAtaaacaaagccccactgtgcctccGGTCTCCTAGGGGCTTCTACCGCCCTCACTGACGTTCTATTTGGGCTTCGGGAAGGGTTTCCTCACGAGTCACAAGGACTCCCTAGCTCTAACCTGCCATTTCTGGGTCTGAATtagaattatttaattatttcccagCGTCGCACGCAAGCagaacacacgtgtgtgtgtgtgtgtgtgtgtgtgtgtgtctgtctgtctgtctgtctgtctgtctgtgtctgtgctGTTGTTTTGGCTGCTCTCTTTCAGCCTTGcctagttgttttttgttttagtttgtaGGGTTGCATTTGCTATGACAAATCCGCAAACAGACATTATTAACCCTGCAAAGGAACAAAGAGGGCATGAAatgttcgggttttgctaaattagtagcgtgagaaaccatcagattgcttcttcacacaatcaactctaggacaagcaattaacactgggcagaaagccaaggtctacttctgccttagtaactgcgctctcattggttgGGATCAGCACcgagacctgttatcagagaaagctagcacagtacgtggtgtggtgagtgtggtcagtgtaggaggagaggtgctgtatcggttgagagagagacagagaggaaaggatttattttactttgttttgagttctaaagctgtacatagaaactctggattttctttattttaataaatcctgtatatagttttactctgtgtccagacgtctagtcatttaagttaccgccagaagcttccggaaaaacctgcgcaaactctgctgtgttcacgctgaagttacacctgacactttgaaaaccagcctttgccaacttggcgCCCTCctgatgttctggactacagctccaaaaacatccagagggtGACAATTCTTAACTAGCTTTGGTCTCCAAGGGGGTTCCTTTCAAGAAGAGAAAAGACCACTTATCTCTGTGCTTCTCTGGAAAGACTCCCAAGAGGCTTGCCGAGAAACCACTTCATTTGACATCTTGAACAGGGTAGGGGGAAAAGGCAAGAAGCCCTTGCTGCCCGAAACGCAATCCAGCACAATTCCGTCCTCTtcaaaaaggcaaaaagaaaaccaaccctTTATTCACAGACAGCCAAGGAGAGAGCGAGTGAGTTATTTGCAAGCTTCTGCTAGCCGGTTGAACGCTTGGGAGAGCGCCGTGACAGTGTCCAATATCCGGCAGCGATCCTGCTCTGCCAAGCGCGCACCACAGCGTTGGGCAAACTTGTCCGGGTGCCAGAGGGCCTGCTGGCGCCGCAGGAAGCGCCGGTAAGCCGCTCTGTCAGAGGGGTCCATGCCATGGAGCGCCACGGCAGCCATCTCCTCTGGCGTCCCGGCCGGGCACGGCCAGGGAATGTCCACGTATCTCAAAAGGCGCGAACCGTCGGCAGAgaagacctggctgcagccttccTCGTAGCGCAGCCTCTTGGCTTCCCTCAGTTCCTTTTCCTTGGCTCGGGCCCGCTTTTCGTAGAGCAGGTGTTCCTCCTCACGGAGGCTCCCCAACTTAAGGGGAGTCTTCTGTGGCTCTGCTTTAGGCCTCTGGCGAAGGCGTTCCTCGTCCCGGCTGCGCCTCTGCCTGTATTCTTGAGCGATGCGGTCAGCCCAGTCCTCGTAGGTTTCCGTGTCTGGGCCAGTGGTGTAGAAATCCTCTGGGAAGGGTGAAAAGGGAAGAGGAATTTGAGAATACAACTTAAATGATCGTCTCACCCATTATACACCCAACTGAACATGGCACTCGGACAACAATTGGCCAGACACATCATTGGATTCCTCATAACAGCTGTGTGAaccaaggagaaggaagaggactATCGTCATTTAAATTTCTAAGATGACAAttctcagataaaatggcaattATGGAAGTGATCTGAAATATAACAcaactttggctgattaatattctaaggcaggcacccccaaacttcgggcctccagatgttttggactacaactcccatcttcctcaaccactggtcctgttagctagggatcatgggagttgtaggcca
Above is a window of Zootoca vivipara chromosome 2, rZooViv1.1, whole genome shotgun sequence DNA encoding:
- the NFKBIL1 gene encoding NF-kappa-B inhibitor-like protein 1, whose product is MPAPMTSRYQRRLWRYVDSSRRRKLRRLLQHHGEALDLGEVAGRKLRTPLHRCCARKDHKTAILLLKHGADPSVPDWRGDTALHVAARQVARKGGTVYEDLFSPLRNRCPSAMSIRNRDGKTPGELLREEEEKWCSQEASEEDKAEGDAEREWRQKLLGEWEDEYQEMGWQYEEDFYTTGPDTETYEDWADRIAQEYRQRRSRDEERLRQRPKAEPQKTPLKLGSLREEEHLLYEKRARAKEKELREAKRLRYEEGCSQVFSADGSRLLRYVDIPWPCPAGTPEEMAAVALHGMDPSDRAAYRRFLRRQQALWHPDKFAQRCGARLAEQDRCRILDTVTALSQAFNRLAEACK